One Fusarium falciforme chromosome 1, complete sequence genomic window carries:
- a CDS encoding AA-permease domain-containing protein: MDTYDEKPPVDASSIADTKLEPQTTTGGGSVLNGSVTYTSQLHRRLGNRQIQLIAIGGSIGTAVFVSIGTGLAHGGPASLLLAYTLYSCMVGLVNNSMAEMATFMPVSGAFIRMAGRWVDESFGFMVGWNFFLYEALLVPFEISALNVVLKFWRDDIPVAVVVAACIVLYGVINVGAVRWFGEAEFWLSLGKVLLFFILFFFTFITMVGGNPAKDAYGFRHWQNPGAFAEYITTGDLGRFEGFLGSLWIAAFTVVGPEYVSMIAGEAKLPRRYLKNAFKTTYIRFGIFFILSAVCVGIVLPYNDSTLVGIVSGTGEGAGTGAASPYVIAMGNLGIGVLPHITNALLVSSIFSAGNALTYYGTRSLYGLALEGQAPRFLLKCTSFGLPIYCLGIVMLFPFLAFLAVSNDSVVVLTWLTNIITAAQIIDHIVISVTYIFFYNACKAQGLDRKTLPYCGWFQPYGSYISAIFLTCVVCVYGYSVFLPGNFTVDGFFTYYTMVLVAPITFFGWKFTKKTKFVKASEADLVWEKPQIDAYEASFEEVPVGFWVEIVQMFGLMRNKQATVV; the protein is encoded by the exons ATGGACACCTACGACGAGAAACCCCCCGTCGACGCGTCGAGCATCGCCGACACCAAGCTCGAACCACAGACCACAACCGGTGGTGGCAGCGTCCTCAATGGCAGCGTCACATACACGAGCCAGCTACACCGTCGTCTCGGTAACCGTCAGATCCAACTCATCGCCATCGGAGGCTCCATTGGCACGGCCGTCTTCGTCTCCATCGGCACAGGTCTAGCCCACGGAGGCCCTGCGAGTCTGCTGCTGGCCTATACCTTGTACTCGTGCATGGTGGGCCTGGTCAACAACtccatggccgagatggcgaCGTTTATGCCTGTGTCTGGTGCTTTTATTCGCATGGCTGGTCGCTGGGTTGACGAGTCGTTTGGTTTCATGGTTGGCTGGAACTTCTTCCTCTACGAAGCCCTCCTGGTCCCCTTTGAAATCTCGGCCCTCAATGTCGTCTTGAAATTCTGGAGAGATGATATACccgttgctgttgttgtagCTGCTTGCATCGTACTTTATGG TGTCATCAACGTCGGCGCCGTTAGATGGTTCGGCGAAGCTGAATTCTGGCTTTCCCTCGGAaaggtcctcctcttcttcatcctcttctttttcaCATTCATCACAATGGTAGGAGGAAATCCAGCCAAAGATGCGTATGGATTCAGACACTGGCAGAATCCAGGGGCTTTTGCCGAGTATATCACCACTGGCGACCTCGGACGTTTCGAAGGCTTTCTGGGTTCACTTTGGATTGCAGCTTTCACAGTTGTGGGCCCCGAGTATGTGTCTATGATCGCAGGAGAGGCCAAGCTGCCTCGTCGATACCTTAAGAACGCCTTCAAGACCACCTACATCCGGTTCGGCATCTTCTTTATCCTCTCGGCCGTCTGCGTTGGCATTGTTCTCCCCTATAACGACTCTACCCTTGTTGGTATTGTCAGCGGAACTGGTGAGGGTGCTGGAACCGGAGCTGCCTCTCCCTATGTCATTGCCATGGGTAACCTTGGCATTGGAGTCCTACCTCACATCACCAACGCCCTCTTGGTGTCCAGCATCTTCTCAGCTGGAAACGCCCTGACATACTATGGCACTCGAAGTCTTTACGGTCTGGCTCTTGAGGGCCAAGCCCCTAGATTTCTTCTCAAGTGCACGTCTTTCGGTCTGCCCATCTACTGTCTGGGAATCGTCATGCTGTTCCCCTTCTTGGCATTCCTGGCCGTCTCAAACGATtctgtcgtcgtcctcacATGGCTCACAAACATCATTACTGCGGCCCAAATCATCGACCACATCGTCATCTCAGTCACTTACATCTTCTTCTACAACGCCTGCAAAGCTCAGGGCCTCGACCGCAAGACCCTCCCCTACTGTGGCTGGTTCCAGCCCTACGGATCCTATatctcggccatcttccTGACCTGCGTCGTCTGCGTGTACGGCTACAGCGTCTTCTTACCCGGCAACTTCACCGTTGACGGCTTCTTCACATATTACACCATGGTGCTGGTTGCGCCCATCACATTTTTCGGCTGGAAGTTtaccaagaagaccaagtttGTCAAGGCCTCTGAGGCTGACCTCGTGTGGGAGAAGCCGCAGATTGACGCCTACGAGGCTTCGTTTGAGGAGGTTCCTGTTGGTTTCTGGGTGGAGATCGTTCAGATGTTTGGATTAATGAGGAACAAGCAGGCCACTGTTGTTTGA
- a CDS encoding Glycerophosphocholine phosphodiesterase, with protein MKFGRNLPRNQVPEWASSYINYKGLKKLVKAAAEKARNGEKVDPAEFFFALDRNLEDVDFFYNKKLAESCRRLNLLYNRYGRTPDVVSTLDQDEVEEVMGALLELRSQLRNLQWFGEINRRGFVKITKKLDKKVPDLVTQHPYISTKVDPKPFAKEANTARLLTEINKWMSVLAEAQTFDDAMSDHSTRSLGRASTKGLLNLPQAQLDALDQAVRNDDVAALEAGLKESNVSPEDGSKPLLLNLLQRSISARAKASIAFLLSNIKTLDEPDDINGRNCIHRLVIHIGRTKSNPGDQESKSYPVPAGSQFSNKHIQAGFSATGAKALNTKESQLLGKDDEVVQLFIYLLDQLRPEQRVALKSRDSFGRMPLHYAAQFGFVVVCQIIMAKMQEWNQFNVKDGIDTPEWQDHDGCAPLHLSVVGGHPLTTQALLQGENWQGSSESKAEIRKSISKSGAVLALATKSNYSTIVQMLVDAGVDLNWRDKTNETALHVAARFGHAECARIIIKGTELQKGDLEATENTYAWTPLHVAAVDGKLNVAELLVEAGADTTRIDSSGWTAREHAALRGHMDIARLLAVDTVEDEPPSRPVETLQPTPSEMSSIDERRSNGASSVSRSPEAVKSFGHRYLTDESLVLVSLGSMDMRKNVEPVSLDRIPLTEAHNTQLDTALSIVVAATGAQGEPTIIDLPVHDNIATEPIVFMTKDATKVKLLFDIVPTYSGNNQNKVGRAVALLSSVKPTLGSRRMNLQGDVCVPIMSSSLDVIGTVNFNFLVITPFHHPNMEVTSRQTYWKKMSSTMIIGHRGLGKNLTSNKSLQLGENTLPSFIAAANLGAQYVEFDVQLTKDHVPVIYHDFLVSETGIDAPVHTLTLEQFLHINPDTRREPRHTSSTKPVAEGEPGGFRARSNSLAPTRSQSMGFAGSGLQDMDERMKHTRDFKSKGFKANSRGNFIQAPFATLEDLFRKLPENIGFNIEMKYPMLHESEEHEMDTYAVELNSFCDTVLSKVYDLAGERHIIFSSFNPDICLCLSYKQPSIPILFLTDAGCCEVCDVRASSLQEAIRFASRWNLLGIVSAAEPFINSPRLVKVVKENGIVCFSYGTLNNDPLMVQRQVKQGIDAVIVDSVLAIRKGLTSGETPSESSVNGEAETNGSLKPDHLLKERLEELTVNGAGP; from the exons ATGAAGTTTGGCAGAAA CCTACCGCGCAATCAGGTCCCCGAATGGGCGTCCTCGTACATCAACTACAAGGGCCTCAAGAAACTGGTAAAGGCTGCAGCAGAAAAGGCCAGGAATGGAGAAAAGGTGGACCCTGCAG AATTCTTTTTCGCCCTTGACCGAAACCTCGAAGATGTCGACTTTTTCTACAACAAGAAACTCGCTGAATCCTGCCGCCGCCTGAACCTCCTCTACAACCGCTATGGCCGCACCCCCGATGTCGTCTCTACTCTCGACCaagatgaggttgaggaagtTATGGGCGCTCTCCTCGAGCTGAGAAGCCAGCTGCGCAACCTGCAGTGGTTTGGTGAGATTAACCGCAGAGGCTTTGTCAAGATCACAAAGAAGCTTGACAAAAAGGTCCCGGACCTTGTAACACAGCACCCTTACATTTCAACCAAGGTTGATCCAAAGCCTTTTGCCAAGGAGGCAAACACGGCGAGGCTCTTGACTGAAATCAACAAGTGGATGTCTGTTTTGGCCGAGGCCCAGACTTTTGACGATGCCATGTCTGACCACTCAACTCGCTCTCTGGGTCGCGCATCAACGAAAGGACTGCTAAACCTGCCACAGGCGCAGCTTGACGCGCTTGATCAGGCGGTCCGGAACGATGATGTTGCAGCACTCGAGGCTGGCCTCAAGGAGAGCAATGTGAGCCCTGAAGATGGCTCAAAGCCACTCCTCTTGAACCTCCTTCAGCGATCCATCTCTGCACGGGCGAAAGCATCTATCGCCTTCCTGCTCTCTAATATCAAGACCCTCGATGAACCAGATGACATCAATGGTCGCAACTGTATTCATCGCCTTGTCATTCATATTGGCCGCACAAAGTCGAACCCCGGAGACCAGGAATCAAAGTCCTACCCTGTGCCTGCAGGCTCTCAGTTTAGCAACAAACATATCCAGGCTGGATTTTCTGCAACCGGTGCCAAAGCACTCAACACAAAAGAAAGCCAACTTCTTGGCAAGGACGATGAAGTTGTGCAGCTCTTCATTTATCTCCTTGATCAGCTGCGCCCAGAACAGCGAGTTGCGCTCAAGAGCCGTGACTCCTTCGGGCGAATGCCGCTTCACTACGCTGCCCAATTCGGATTCGTGGTGGTCTGTCaaatcatcatggccaagatgcaGGAGTGGAATCAGTTCAATGTCAAGGATGGCATTGACACGCCTGAGTGGCAGGATCATGACGGTTGTGCTCCGCTTCACCTCAGTGTTGTTGGAGGTCACCCTTTGACAACTCAAGCTCTCTTGCAGGGTGAAAACTGGCAGGGGAGCAGCGAGTCAAAGGCTGAGATTCGCAAGTCCATCTCCAAATCAGGAGCTGTCCTGGCTCTTGCCACAAAATCCAACTACAGCACCATCGTGCAGATGCTGGTTGATGCCGGCGTTGACCTCAACTGGAGAGACAAGACTAATGAGACTGCTCTTCATGTTGCAGCCCGATTTGGCCACGCTGAGTGTGCTCGAATCATTATCAAGGGCACCGAGCTCCAAAAGGGAGACCTTGAGGCCACGGAGAACACGTATGCATGGACTCCTCTCCATGTTGCGGCTGTGGACGGCAAGCTCAACGTGGCTGAGCTTCTTGTCGAGGCTGGAGCCGATACCACACGCATAGACTCCTCCGGCTGGACCGCTAGAGAGCATGCTGCCTTGAGAGGCCACATGGATATCGCAAGACTCCTTGCGGTCGACACAGTTGAGGATGAGCCTCCATCCCGACCTGTCGAGACCTTGCAGCCAACTCCCTCAGAGATGTCGTCCATCGATGAGCGGCGCTCCAATGGCGCCTCAAGCGTGTCGCGGTCCCCTGAGGCCGTCAAGAGTTTTGGTCACCGTTACCTAACGGATGAGAGCCTTGTTCTCGTGAGCTTGGGGTCTATGGACATGCGGAAGAATGTTGAGCCAGTGAGCTTGGATCGCATCCCGCTCACTGAAGCTCATAATACCCAACTCGACACTGCCTTGTCGATCGTCGTGGCCGCTACTGGAGCCCAGGGTGAGCCGACGATTATCGATCTCCCGGTGCACGACAACATCGCCACGGAGCCTATTGTTTTCATGACAAAAGACGCCACCAAGGTGAAGCTCCTCTTCGACATTGTTCCTACCTACTCTGGCAACAACCAGAACAAGGTTGGACGAGCCGTGGCTCTCTTGTCTTCTGTGAAGCCGACATTGGGGTCTCGAAGAATGAATCTGCAAGGCGATGTTTGCGTTCCTATCATGTCCAGCAGTTTGGATGTTATCGGAAccgtcaacttcaacttcCTGGTCATTACCCCATTCCATCACCCCAATATGGAGGTTACCTCAAGACAGACCTACTGGAAGAAGATGTCATCAACCATGATTATCGGCCATCGAGGACTGGGCAAGAACCTCACATCCAACAAGTCCCTTCAGCTTGGCGAGAATACCCTGCCCTCCTTTATTGCTGCGGCCAACCTTGGCGCTCAGTACGTCGAGTTTGACGTTCAGCTTACCAAAGATCACGTCCCCGTCATCTACCACGATTTCCTCGTCAGCGAGACAGGCATTGACGCTCCTGTTCATACGTTGACCCTGGAGCAGTTTCTGCACATCAACCCTGACACTCGTCGGGAACCTCGTCACACTTCTTCGACGAAGCCTGTGGCTGAGGGCGAACCTGGTGGCTTCCGAGCGCGTAGCAATAGTCTTGCGCCGACACGCTCGCAGTCGATGGGTTTCGCTGGCAGTGGGCTACAGGACATGGACGAGCGCATGAAGCATACCCGTGACTTCAAGTCCAAGGGCTTCAAGGCCAACTCCAGGGGCAACTTCATCCAAGCCCCCTTTGCCACCCTGGAGGACCTCTTCCGCAAGCTGCCGGAAAACATCGGGTTCAATATAGAGATGAAGTACCCCATGTTGCACGAGAGCGAGGAACACGAGATGGACACTTATGCCGTGGAACTCAACTCGTTCTGTGACACGGTTCTTTCCAAGGTATACGACCTGGCTGGTGAACGACACATCATCTTCAGCTCTTTCAACCCCGATATTTGTCTTTGCCTGAGCTACAAGCAACCgtccatccccatcctcttcctcacagACGCGGGCTGCTGCGAAGTTTGCGACGTTCGTGCCTCGTCCCTCCAAGAGGCTATTCGCTTTGCAAGCCGCTGGAACTTGCTCGGCATTGTTTCCGCCGCCGAGCCCTTCATCAACAGTCCCCGTCTGGTTAAGGTTGTGAAGGAGAACGGAATCGTGTGCTTCAGCTACGGCACGTTGAACAATGATCCTCTGATGGTTCAG CGTCAAGTCAAGCAGGGCATTGATGCCGTCATTGTTGACAGCGTCCTCGCCATCAGAAAGGGTCTCACGAGTGGAGAGACTCCGTCGGAGTCATCTGTCAACGGCGAGGCGGAAACGAATGGCTCTCTCAAGCCTGACCATTTGCTCAAGGAGCGGCTAGAGGAGTTGACCGTCAACGGCGCTGGACCTTGA
- a CDS encoding Epimerase domain-containing protein — protein sequence MTKVLLTGGSGFIAAHILDQLLEKDYTVVTTVRSEAKAQKIRDAHPGKAADGKLEVVIVPDIAQPGAFDEVAKTPGIDAVLHTASPFHFNITDPKKDLIDPAVIGTTGILKALHASAPSVKRVVITSSFASILDEDKFTDPSTTFSEASWNPVTVNDISRSPATAYRASKTLAERAAWDFVATEKPSFDLVTVCPPLVLGPVSKHLATLESINTSNERVVSLLRGGWKDSIPPCTPVPLWIDVRDAARAHVRGLENPKAGGKRLFATAGWFTHREFVDAVQRNFPEFADKLPGPEVKGGELPPKDQIFKFNADETNKILGIDWIKVDESVIDLVKSLKELGI from the exons ATGACCAAGGTTCTACTCACTG GTGGTTCAGGCTTCATTGCCG CCCACATCCTCGACCAGCTCCTCGAAAAGGACTACACAGTCGTCACCACCGTCCGctccgaggccaaggctcaAAAGATCCGCGACGCCCACCCGGGAAAGGCCGCCGACGGCAAGCTCGAGGTGGTCATCGTGCCGGACATTGCTCAGCCGGGGGCGTTTGACGAGGTGGCCAAGACGCCTGGCATCGATGCCGTGTTGCACACTGCGAGCCCCTTTCACTTTAACATCA CTGATCCCAAGAAGGATCTGATTGATCCGGCCGTTATTGGCACCACGGGTATTCTCAAGGCCCTTCACGCCTCGGCACCGTCTGTCAAGCGTGTCGTCATCACGTCATCGTTTGCCTCAATCCTAGACGAAGACAAGTTTACTGACCCTTCAACCACCTTTTCTGAGGCGAGCTGGAACCCAGTCACTGTCAACGACATCTCGCGATCCCCTGCGACTGCTTACCGCGCCTCAAAGACTCTTGCTGAGCGTGCGGCCTGGGACTTTGTCGCTACCGAGAAGCCCTCTTTTGATCTGGTGACTGTGTGTCCACCTCTCGTCCTCGGTCCTGTCTCCAAGCACCTCGCCACTCTGGAGAGCATCAACACATCCAACGAGCGTGTTGTGAGCCTGCTCCGTGGCGGTTGGAAGGACAGCATCCCCCCATGCACACCCGTGCCCCTCTGGATCGACGTCCGAGATGCCGCTCGCGCCCACGTCCGCGGTCTGGAGAACCCCAAAGCTGGTGGGAAGCGACTCTTTGCCACAGCCGGCTGGTTCACGCACCGCGAGTTCGTCGACGCTGTGCAGCGTAACTTTCCCGAGTTTGCAGACAAACTACCCGGGCCTGAGGTCAAGGGGGGAGAGCTCCCGCCAAAGGACCAGATCTTCAAGTTCAACGCTGACGAGACCAACAAGATTCTGGGCATCGACTGGATCAAGGTTGACGAGAGTGTCATTGACTTGGTAAAGTCGCTGAAGGAGCTGGGCATTTAA